AAATTGCAGAAAGACTATAGcgagaaagagagaaaagaaaagaaaagaaaggatgACTAAAATGGCCTCAACACTGCACTTCGTTTTGGTTCATGGAGTAGGAGGAGGAAGCTGGTGCTGGTATAAAATCAGGTGTTTAATGGAGAATTCAGGTTATAAAGTTTCATGTATTGATCTTAAAAGTGGTGGTATTGATTCTTCTGATCCTAACAAAGTTCTTACATTTGAAGATTATAATCAACCTCTCATTGATTTCTTCTCTTCCATACCTGATCATGACAAGGTACAATACAATCTTTTATATCTCACAGTATTAATGAGCATAtgggtttgaatttgattttttttttttatgttttgtcAATTAAACTATACAGATAATTCTGGTTGGACATAGTGCGGGAGGATTGAGTTTGACTCATGCGATTCTAAAGTTTGGGAAGAAAATTCATCTGGCGATTTTCATTGCAGCTACCATGTTGCGGTTAGGGTTCTGGACAGAGCAAGATGTTAAAGATGTAACTATTTCTCTCTTAATCTTCATTTCCATTACATCATCACGATAATTTATTTATCAGCACGCAGTTACCCAATATAGTAGTACAAATGGTCCTCTGGTAAAAttcataaaatatatatatatatatacgtacgTACGACAGGCACCGACTATGTGTATATGTATTTTGTTCCTTGATTGCAGGGACGGATTAACTGTACCCACTGTTTCTTGGGTAACAAGATTAAATATGTTAATTACATCTTTTGTTTAGGATGAGCAGATAGATATTGATTATTGATAGAAAACATATGGAACGATGAGCTGCAACAACATGAGTTGACAAAGATATGATGGGTGGGGCGTTTTATGATTTGTCATGTTGTTTGATTGAATACAAGTATCTTGTCCGTCAGTCATGGAATTTGACGAACCACATATATATATTGATTTGTCAAACTAAAGTTAACTGGTTGAACTTCAACCACGGTTAGTAATTAAGTACTAATAAATCTTGTATTCAGCACAGTTACAAACTGTTTATAGTTTGATTCCGATTCTACGGTTCTGATTCTTCTCTTTGATGATCATGCTGGTTTGTTACAATCTTACCTCATCCTTTTGTTCGTAGATATATCTACTATAGAGCATTCATAGATAGACAGCTTGTAGTTATCGGAGTTTTTCCATCTATGGgtagaaaaacaaaacaagtgTGCCCCACATGATTGGGGTAAAGGGTCCCACGTGAGGAAACCGAAGGGAAGGAAGATGTCATTTGGGTCCACACGGGAGATTATGATGAAATATAGGCGTTACTGGTAGTACTGCTAGTTGCACATGCAATTATTTTACGACGAATAAATGGCATACAGACAGGCCAGTTGTGGTGGGCAAAATAAATAATCTTTATGTTTGGCGTTTAGTTTATGTGTAGTTGTGAAAACCAGAAATTTGATGAGCTCATTATGTTATACTGGTGGACTAAATAGTTAAAACTAGGATTGGCAGAAACAAAAGTTGGTTCTGATTACAATAATGTGTGTGCCGGCCCATGTATTTTGCTGCTGCGGTTTAGGTAGGAGCATATCTAGTGGTGCTGTGGCGTGTGCAACTTATTCCTTTGTATTGGTACTGGAGAACAGTAGTACGCACcactggagaagaagaacaagattccTGACATAAGTTACATGAACGGTTTAGGACTTTAGGTCGGTAGAAGACAAAGTTATTGGTGGTGGTGGACTGGATGGTACGTTTACTTTTCATTTCAGGTAGGGAACATGGGCTCGAGTAATGTTCAAGATATATAATGTTTTAGCTAGCACATGTAGTGTGATTAAAATTGGAATATATATTATATACCCTTGTTGAACGTACCTTAGCTAGTAAAATGAAAATATGCTGATTAACCTAGCTAGGGACCGCTAGTTCCAATAGAACAAACACCGCACATCTGAACCAGGCGTTCAGTTCACATGCATTTGCCTAGTTAAAATGTATGACTGTTCTAATATGTTTGTGAAACATCAGGGTGTACCAGATTTATCTGAATTTGGCGACGTCGAGGACGTAACTTTCGGTAATGGACCTAACGAGCCACCAACCAGTATAGTTATCAAGAAGGAATTTCAACGAAAGCTCTCATACCACATGAGTCCTTTGGAGGTAAAAATTGAATTGAAGTAAATCATTAACTTGATTTTCTCTTGGTTTTAAAATCTAACCATATATTTTTTTTCAGGATTCAACTCTTGCGTCAATGCTGTTAAAACCAGGACCGATTCGAGCATTACAAGGAGCACAGTTCAAAGAAACATGCCATGATAATGATATTGACAAAGTCACTCGTGTGTACATCAAGACACTGAATGATCGAATTGTAAAGCCGGAACAACAAGATGCGATGATTAAGAAGTGGGCACCAGCTGATGTTTATGTTCTGGAGAGTGATCATAGCCCAATGTTTTCAACTCCTTTCCTTCTCTTTGGCATGCTAATCAAAGCCGTTGCTTCCACGCAAATTAAATTGGATTTACTTGATCAGAGACCTCTATCAGAACTCTAGGATATAtttcaagtttttctttttcttagagGTCCTGAAATTATTGTAAACTGTCAAGATTAGGGATCAATATATATGTTCTTACTTTATCTTCCATTAGTTATCATGCATTTTGAAATATGTATGTGTAAGTAATCACAGTAAGTAATAAATAGCAAAATGAGTATACGTTAGCCGCAGAATCCAGCCTCATTGATCTCCCCATAGCCATAGATCACATTATAGACTCTCCTCTCGAGTTGCCTACCGAGAGGTTCCTCAAGTCTGAATCCCGAGGTTATCACACAACGGATGTCTTAGCACCCCGGTCTTCTAATTATAATCTGCTTTACAAATCAAATGGCCCAttagctcagttggttagagcgTCGTGCTAATAACGCGAAGGTCGCAGGTTCGAGACCTGCATGGGCCAATGTTTATTTTTTTCCCAGCAGCTGACCATCTCTTCTTTCAAATGACTAGATTTTGATTCTTTTTTGCTTGCTtcaaaagaaaatagaaatcacTTTTTAAACACTGCAAAAAGCATCTACTAGTTAAACCCTGTCAATAAtcacagaaaaaagaagaagctgCAAATGATCACAACAATTTTGGAGTAGAAAATCATTTCAGAATTTGTACACTGTCAAAAAGTGCTAAAAGCAATAAAAATAAGTACTGTATTCATTTAGAAAAATTCCACAAatatatatacaacatcaacaaaTTTAAATATCTTAACACATCATAAATAATCCATTGGTAGGTCCAATTCGTCTTCCGGTGGTCTTCTTCTCGATGGAGATCTTTTGTTACGGAGGCTTTTACGGTTGCTTCGTATGCTATCTGATCGAGCAGGTCGTTTTTCATAGTCAGGAAATTCGTCAAACTCATCGTTGTAGGTTTCCACATTTGGAGTATCCCAGAAACCCTAATGTGAGGCAAAATATGAGGAGTTATGTTAATTACATAGGATGTAGTTAATGTTGAGTTCTAATGGAGAATGTGTTGCCTTGGTACACTGATCACCTTCTTTATAGAAAGGGAGAGTAGAGAAGTCTATTATTATCCTTTTTTATCTCTTTATTTGCTTTCTCTTGACCTATGAGGTGAAATGGAGTAGCATTGAACTACAAAATCTTATCCCACTATGGGTTTTTTTATCACAATCCTAtcattctttttcattatctttcAATGGTAGGTCGACTCCGCACACTCATATTTCAGAGGAAAAGCATGAAGGTTTCTAAAGCTAAAAAGAAGGATATTAAAgcactttcttttttttctttcatgtgaTAAAGTTTCTCTGAAAAGATTGGTATACATACCTTTGTCAGTCTCTGCAAACGGGAGGCAGCCTCTTCGTGCACCACCACTGTGTCAGACATGACTTCGATCACGTCCTCAACAAACAGAGCATATGTACTAACCTGtcatatcaaaagaaaaaaggaagCAGAAAAGATTATTTTAGGTATTAATTTCTATAACACAAATGACAAGTGAGGGAGTTGTGATGATTGGTGAACATGTCAATGGGTAATTTAGTGTCTTGTCACTACTCTAATAATAAATATGGCAGCTCCACTTACCAAACTTGACGGAATAACAGATATCCCAAACGAATCAAGTTCCAGCAACTCCAGAGATCCTGAATTGATATTAAAAGTATACCCCCGGACCTTGAAATATCGATGGaaggaaagatcagatcacatgtTGTAATGCATAATATAAGTCAGTACATGAGAACCCAGACTCACCTTCCCAATACTCCGCCGACTTTCAGTTATGACATTATATCCTACCTAGAAAACAACATATGTTAAACTTCCAAACAATGAGAACAGAGCTAATGGCAAGGGAACAATTTATGTAAAGCCTCtcagtttctgaaaatatggttgATTGGTTGATCACACATAACTACAGGCATAAGAGTGTTTTCCTTTTAGGAAAAAAATAGTAATTTCTTCCCATCACTGTACTTAAATTGAGTTTCTTGCTGCAACAGTCACCAACACATTAATAAAAAACACTAAATAGTTCATCCAGATACCCATGATGCAAGGAAAAATTGCCATACCAAGGTTTCCAAACCAATCATTTGAAGTCCAGTCTCCATTACGCTCTCATCCTCGACGAGAATGACATCCCCAACCTGTACAGAACGATAGATAATCAGTTAATATCGTATTATCTACGTAACAAAGACGCTTCACTTTGGGATTTTGCACTGTCCTGAACCTCCGAAAAGCTTACATAGCTAGGTGCACAAAAGAATGATAGATATAGTGTGTGttttttttataagaagaaaTTTTATTGCTTTAGTGGGAAGAAAAGTTTTGTTCTTTTGCTAAGAGACCACAAACAGCACTGTCAAAACTACCATAAGCTTCTAATGCTAAAGCTTTTTCTCTAACAGATTTCTATCGCATCAGCCACTTGGTTATCATCTCGACTGACAAAAGAAAATTACAATACGTGAAACCAGAAACTAAAAGTTTTATCTCCTTTATTATGTTCCTATTCTCCCATTGAATGAGAAGAGGGGTTCCAGTGATAGATCGAATAACTAGCTTTGCATCGACCACAATTTGTATCTCTGAGTGTTGCATATCTTTTGCGCAAGATGTAGTGTGTACTTGCATGTATTTGCAACGAGCTTAGATCTGAGAACAAAAACCATATCTAAGAGAATAAAGCAAATAGTTCTGAGAATTTGTGTTCGGACGTGTCCGCATTACGACCTTTCCAGGCTCAACACCTCATACCCATATTATTGGTCAAATCGACGGTAACATGAATGATAGATGCTAATTATTATACCAGGTGTTTCTTAGTATTGAGAACTGCACAAATGTTTTATCTGTACTTCTAGTATTAACATGCATGTGTCTTGGAAGCCAAAATGTGACTTCCAGAAAATGATATTCTCAAACTGTTTAGCCTAAACTATCGCGTGGTCCATCTATGCATTCTTGTCCAAACAAAACTCCCAATGTTGAGAATCAAATCCATAACTTAAACAAAAAGAACATTAGTTTACCTGGCAGACCTCCTCCAAATAAAACCTTTCAATTTCCCCGGAAAGTAGGCTTGGCCTCGCCTCTACCACAAGCACCACCCACTATGACAGAGTTTTAGGAGTAACAAATTTAGTAAGCAAAATAATTTGATAAGTTGCATCCAGAACCCATTAATACTAGATCATTCCGACTTCAAGTGCAACAGTTTAGCAATCAAAAATCATGCTAGTAATTATTTCTAGAAAAACACAAATATCGCTATAACTAAAAACATGCTATAAGAGCAATGTACCCAGCTCCTTCTAAGGACTCATAGGATGTGCACACAGGTCTCAAACCATCATGGTGGTTTCTTTCCAGTTATACTCGTTTCAAATACCCCATTGAACATCCTTGACACAACTTATTACATGCTCCCAAAAGCCGAATGGTCTGTGAAGTGTGATGTACCCCAAGTCCAATTAACATTTATAATATACAAACAGCTCAGAAATTTCtagcaaattttggttttgttaaaATAATGAAAGTCTTCAAGCAAACCCATGACACATTTATAGACATACTAAAATGACTTTAAAGCATTTCTATGAAACTTATAGGAGAAATTAGAGCCTTACTGAGGTGGTATCAACCCAAAGTTGAGAAACAAATCCCAAACTAATAGCAGATTCAATGCCAATGACTTGTTTGGCAATCATATTTGATCTTCTCATCAAttgtcttccacttcttaaaccCACTTTCCCCAACTCTTCAGATTTCGAACCACCACTATCCAAATCTTCAACCCTGAAGAATTTCTTCATTCTCTGCACTTACTGAACTCCTTACactctccattttctccttctcCAATTCCAAGAAATCAATACTCGAAGCATCAACCTTCTCATCACTACCTTTTTTGGGGTtttcttcaaaccctaattcatcaAACGATTGGTAATCATCTGAAGATTCTGAACTAACTTTTGTAATGACGCTCTTTGATATATTACAAGTGTGGAAATTCAAAGATTTCCTGAGGTTTTTATGACATTTGGTCTGAAAAAATGAAGTGGTAGAGATAATACTTTGCCGTGTGATTAACGCTAAATTTGGAGTTTTAATGGCGGGATAAGTAATTGGAGGTGATGGAGCACTGTCACACATGATGAACAAAATGAGCTCTTCTTTGAGGTTCGGATACCATTTTGATACaaaccaaggtttgaaaaacacccGTTTTTATCGAAAAAACGGCCGTTAAGACGGTCACGCCCATATATCGTGGTCGTGAGGGTCTCCGAACCCCGTGCCTTTATTAAATAAGAAATAACGCCAGTTTTTTAGGGCCGTTTTTCAGTTTTCACACACGTTATAACAGTTTTTCTAAAATtagtttgaatattttttttcttctaaacaaCATTTTAACGTGCGTTTTTTAAAACTGTTTTCCCGTTATCATGCACGTTATAATCGTGTAAAtagttttttttatcattttttttagttttttttttctttctctggattGAAGGATTAAAACGtagaattaaaattttaaaataatacaGGGAAAGTAAACTACATGATTAAAAACTTCAAATTTaaaaaacataatattattaaaCTAGTGTTTATCATTTAAATAGTTACGCGAGCCAACTATGACCACCACCCTTTTTCGATCTATTcatgtatttttcattttctcgACGGTTCCTTTCCTTATTATAGTCATCGTCATGGAATACTGGCTGTCTTCGTTCGTATAAgtatcataatcataatagcctccattatcatcatcattgttacccacttcattatattttgttattaatATTAGAATTATATCCTTCGTTCATATATTGGACACCCTGGTCAGAGCGATTGCTAGTGTAGTGAAAATCATATGTATGATTCACATTCTCATAACCTTGTGTATTATCTCTGAATGAAAGATTACCAAATTCATAAACAAAGTATGATcagatggcgtggccggatatgtgaatgtatctctgtggcgtacttttggggtctttgatgcacgtgtacggcttcatgttgagaaattcttgcggctcgtaaaacttcgacagtgatgatgttgaaatcggaaataacctggttgagggcagtgaaggcatcccattctggtagtccccatgtgtaattatcctgagtctagtttctcgtggaagatgtgcttctgctgcattcactggtaaggtggtgactgcgtttaagcttctaaacatgaaggaggcttcagtccccaagtgtagcctactttaattgtgtcgccttgaatccatgcctaCGTACGAGATTTGataatcttatcatactctcctggatgtgatgctgggatgcttggaatatcacatggacgaaacattctggataacgaagaggtagaagcgagagagttatgtcgttaatcgtgactccctctgtctcttcaagaaaaatgtttcagtcgcgtctctggagttatctcatgaatgcttgattgttgtatgggatggaccgtgatgagcagtccccagtcgcacttctctttggttactgaagttgttttctctgagtaggcttgggatccgccgtgggcctcgtaaagtgttgcagacgCCTTCTgggcagagaggtgatgatatccttgtgctacacctttgaagagtacattaccttgtcgtggctatgacttttgagTTGACCGTGTCTCCTTTGTAGTGGTTATTGTTATGGTAAACCTCTggttggtatcaacaaacgagcaacaacagttcttggcagtagATGTGATCCgaagactacattgtcgtggaaacaaaataggttggcaGGAATTGCATGggtgtccatggaagcaaagggattcgctggatgcgtaagcgagtaaactgtccacgacacgagctttggagagatggatcaaaaagaggccacaactacgaaccttggctggttgtgatcacgatccttgacagggaggagtggcgacttctggagagaacgttgaagcggattctggagcgaaacattgaaacggagcggcttctggatagaatgttgaagcggctacTTCTGAGTTGTGACCATGTCTATCTGAGTCTTGGAAAGAACTTCCTGTCTCTTCATCAAATCTATAAGGATAATGGGAAAGATTGGTTTTCTCTGGCTCCTCCAGCCTCGCGTTCTTACGAAGAAGTGGTGGCAGCTCTGGTAATGATTGGAGGCATCATGCTCGAAGAAAATTTAGGAGTAGCGGCGGCTTCGtctctggtaataagaggcgcCATGTCATAGGGGATGCTTCTGGtattgctggtgttggtggtagaggatgtaacgccatggtgTTGGTCGTCCAATACAGCCACATACTCTATTCTCTTAgggtctctccacaaaacttAATTTTCAGGTTTCAAATCAAGTTTATTGTGTGACACAatcctggccgcgagaagtccccagtcgtcatTTATTGTTTGTGTAACATTTTTATGTCGATCCGCGAAAATACGGAGGATCTCCAGTCCCCAGGTGCAATTCCCCTGAATCTATCTTTCTTGGACGATGGGTTTCAGAGCATTGTATTCACTGGTatgatgattgacgaacctgtggtaatgaaaatacttgggatttttcatttgttcttcagttggtaggcgcctaacatgaggtagtttgatggcatcatcttgaatccatacttccaggagttcgattactttctcgatcgggaacgggaagtttggagcaaCATATCCAGTTTCTTATTGTTGCACATGAATCTTAGCCGCGACCTTATGGGGTGAAGCCATCTGATGCGCTGGTGCCACACGTTTGGGTTGTGACAATCcagcgcttgaattctgaatcttttgacataatcatttggatgttcattatttcgttgaaacatccttcatAAATCTGAGAAAGTaacttgctcagacacaaagaagtacttcttgtagaaagccataaccatgtcacaccagttggatatgttgtttggtgcaatgttgttgtaccgggtgtatgctcttccggtaagtgacttaGAAATCTCCTTCAAAcagagaacatgattgtattcgtgctcgcccaaggattccaaaatCGAGATACATGTTCATGCGCATTACTGGTGTCGTCATACaaggagaattgaggagaagagtaccctctcggaagaggaattaTTTGTACTTCAGGATGATGATGTTGCTGCATGTCCGCAGAATCGCCtttgtctcggtttcgaagaagtcgttccaaatattctcgtgtgacaaaattggatggttgattcctctccgctggagctcctgaacgagtctcttcatctacaaaggtgcgccCTGATGAGGTATCGGCGCCAGGAGTATTGCAAgtgttcctcattggctctggttggcgtgattcctgtggtagccgctccgttagagtcttgaggaaaataagtaCCTCCTTCTAagtcgaagccatgtccgtcttAGCTCTAGCAATAACTTCTTaattttccatcaaatcaacaatggtaatatgaGATCGTCTTCCTCTGGCTCcttcagtctctcgtcctgatgctGGAGTAGCAacagctctggtgacggttggaagtatcacacttgaagaaacgttgggggtggcggcagcgactctggatctggtgatcggaggtgtaaagcctgaaggaacattttacGCGCCGCTGGTATTGACAGGTGCCGTATTAATGCCAatggaaggaacgttaataccgaggatgatttcagcgctagtgttttcagggtttgttgctgatccggacctgagttttaccatcttgagatcgggattgaaaaatgaaattggaaattgatattgaaaccgagagatcaatctcccactgtgatcgccaattgtttgtgggagaaatggtttctgctggttttggtaattttgtgtgtgtggatgagaaacgagtctagaagctaaacaatgcactgcacgtgattacttttgattcgagagatcaatctgtacaatccttgcctaaaccaagaaatggtcgttccaggcttgcttcggtcacaaagtgaaggagaagggttggtctaagggagagaagcgaagaaagtgttgagaccagaatcgttgatccttaaggtgtggttgtttatgacttgtatcagaaagtagaattaGCTAGCAGAATGGAAACCTACCAGGTGacttctggatactatgttgttctccgaccgaaacttgttgtctggtggaaataggtgtaacctatttatacaagtcttaatAAAACGTAGcatggtctcataggaagtggaaacgattgagtggtggaagagtggagtaacatgtaacgtcaggaattatgcttccataatgaaggatccgtttacaccattacttattGCCATTATTAACCGccctgctttatgacactttattgtaatgagtgcattgcacgccgcacgctgtaaaccgccagaccaataccctgatgagtatcccccagtttgtgacatgtttgatgtctcgagtgttttcgtggaaaacgtgtagcactttgctacgtgtggcaagttaaaatcaagagtcttgccgccggaaaatagcatgtgatgctattaggctcgtcttggctggtctcctaaaccttgccacaagtctgtcagttcggtggtgaacttcaatggctgagatcgcatctcatgaggaagggtagcagttgattatgtctaccttgtgttggcgcctgataatggcgcagtggagTTTTGGTGTACTCCAGTGACGATGCGGCATGGCTGGCTtcgctcgtgcatgccagtggcatggtggtgcaagtggcgcctggcgtagccatggccattagatttaggcggctggtcgcctaaaacttgccacaagcctgccagcttggtggcaaacttggacggctaagattgcatctcatgagaaagggtagtcgttgattatggctaccttatgttggcgcctgatagtggcacaatgacgcttttagtgcatgccagtggcattgcggcatggctggcatagttcgtgcatgccagtggcacgatggaatggctggcatagtttgtgcatgccagcgcgatggtgtaagtggcgcctggagtagccatggccactgcaattttggcacgttggtgttagactaaatgtggtgtggcaacatcagtttcagtggccacattgatccccatgttccgtggaacattgtttggcgcggttggcgcgacaactttgcataaattagggtttggcatgtcgaaaccctaattagcatatatggcacgTAGCATGCGGTAGGTAGCGTGGCATGGAATTTTATAAAAACGATGCCAGAGTCATGCCGTAGGAGCCATAGGCAGGCAACCATGTAGAAATGTCCACAAGaacaaatatttccacgagtggccatggtgtggcgcattttttagggtttcctaagtccgtaCAAGCTTGTGGCATGTTACGGGCctgaggtggcatagttttgttccacaattagaagttagggtttaaTCCACCGCCACTAAAGCATGGTCACTCATAGGGTTTAGGCTAGCCAAATTTaagtccgttgtgaagctggtcatgcacggagagtgggttggcaagttttggcatgctaccgcggtaagtggcatgtgcgtttggcatgcttgttttggcatgtttggcatgccgttagcatgttggcacggttttggaaagccaacttagtatggcgacctcttgacacaatttccatctcTTTTAAGGCTGTGGAAGGTTTAaagaaacctgattggtcaacgAAAGTAGGGGGCGGCCAAGCATGGGAGTGactaccctt
This portion of the Papaver somniferum cultivar HN1 chromosome 11, ASM357369v1, whole genome shotgun sequence genome encodes:
- the LOC113322581 gene encoding methylesterase 17-like, which translates into the protein MTKMASTLHFVLVHGVGGGSWCWYKIRCLMENSGYKVSCIDLKSGGIDSSDPNKVLTFEDYNQPLIDFFSSIPDHDKIILVGHSAGGLSLTHAILKFGKKIHLAIFIAATMLRLGFWTEQDVKDGVPDLSEFGDVEDVTFGNGPNEPPTSIVIKKEFQRKLSYHMSPLEDSTLASMLLKPGPIRALQGAQFKETCHDNDIDKVTRVYIKTLNDRIVKPEQQDAMIKKWAPADVYVLESDHSPMFSTPFLLFGMLIKAVASTQIKLDLLDQRPLSEL
- the LOC113322582 gene encoding uncharacterized protein LOC113322582 → MKKFFRVEDLDSGGSKSEELGKVGLRSGRQLMRRSNMIAKQVIGIESAISLGFVSQLWVDTTSWVVLVVEARPSLLSGEIERFYLEEVCQVGDVILVEDESVMETGLQMIGLETLVGYNVITESRRSIGKVRGYTFNINSGSLELLELDSFGISVIPSSLVSTYALFVEDVIEVMSDTVVVHEEAASRLQRLTKGFWDTPNVETYNDEFDEFPDYEKRPARSDSIRSNRKSLRNKRSPSRRRPPEDELDLPMDYL